From one Candidatus Nitrosocosmicus arcticus genomic stretch:
- a CDS encoding MGH1-like glycoside hydrolase domain-containing protein, producing MDDLLTSANRILEKNWNGNYTIPAKSLYPHQWSWDSCFTAIGNSYVNTDRAIKELQYLINAQWKNGMIPNIVFDEKEKSYFPSTDFYEIKRSENAPENISTSGITQPPVHSIACYYIYKNAKDKTKGLRFLEKNYQNLKKFQNYLVTNRDPENSGLTTILHPWESGMDNSPIWDEPLSNIVIKDLPEFKNTDKKIVERSKASRTDEEDYKKLLYLLELMKQNNYDEKKIYSKFPFKIKDVLFSSIFHVANKYLVEIANIIGEDTKEIERWIAQTEKNFYKYFLSDEKEFNSSEDNLFFDYDLIQKEWIKKKTVASFIPIYTGLMSKEDVQNFVKWIKHSHFCTNNGFCHVPAVPGADTNEPYFNKSNYWRGPIWINTNWMLWIGLLKYGFKDEAEVIKSAVFELVKNHGFREYYNPTTGEGIGGNDFSWTAALVIDMIKRNGNEI from the coding sequence ATGGATGATCTTTTAACAAGTGCAAATCGTATTCTAGAAAAAAATTGGAATGGAAATTATACTATTCCAGCCAAGTCTCTCTATCCTCATCAATGGAGTTGGGATTCATGCTTTACAGCTATTGGAAATTCATATGTAAATACAGATAGAGCAATAAAAGAACTCCAATACCTAATCAATGCACAATGGAAGAACGGTATGATTCCTAACATTGTTTTTGATGAAAAAGAGAAATCGTATTTTCCATCAACTGATTTCTATGAAATAAAAAGATCTGAAAATGCACCTGAAAATATTAGTACATCCGGAATAACTCAACCACCAGTGCACTCTATTGCTTGTTACTATATCTATAAAAATGCAAAAGATAAAACAAAGGGTTTAAGATTTTTAGAAAAAAATTATCAAAATTTAAAGAAATTCCAAAACTATCTTGTTACTAATAGGGATCCAGAAAATTCAGGCCTAACAACAATTTTACACCCGTGGGAATCAGGTATGGATAATTCTCCTATTTGGGATGAACCGTTGTCAAACATAGTTATTAAAGACTTGCCTGAATTTAAAAACACAGATAAAAAAATTGTTGAGAGATCTAAAGCATCGCGAACTGACGAGGAAGATTACAAAAAATTATTATATCTTTTGGAGTTAATGAAGCAAAATAATTATGATGAGAAAAAAATATACTCCAAATTCCCTTTCAAGATAAAGGATGTTTTGTTTAGTAGTATATTTCATGTTGCAAATAAATATCTTGTAGAAATTGCAAATATCATAGGGGAAGATACAAAGGAGATTGAGAGATGGATCGCTCAAACAGAAAAAAACTTTTACAAATATTTTCTCTCAGATGAAAAAGAATTTAATTCGAGCGAAGATAATTTATTCTTTGACTATGACTTAATTCAAAAAGAATGGATCAAAAAGAAAACGGTAGCATCATTTATACCAATTTATACTGGATTGATGTCAAAAGAAGATGTACAAAATTTTGTGAAATGGATAAAACATTCCCATTTCTGCACAAATAATGGTTTCTGTCATGTTCCGGCGGTTCCAGGAGCAGATACAAATGAACCTTATTTTAATAAAAGCAATTATTGGAGAGGCCCTATATGGATTAATACTAATTGGATGTTATGGATAGGCCTGCTAAAATATGGTTTTAAAGACGAGGCAGAAGTGATAAAAAGTGCTGTTTTTGAATTGGTTAAAAATCATGGATTTAGAGAATATTATAATCCCACCACTGGGGAAGGAATAGGAGGAAATGATTTTTCTTGGACTGCAGCACTGGTAATAGATATGATAAAAAGAAACGGGAATGAAATTTAA
- a CDS encoding DM13 domain-containing protein, translating into MKDTEHKNLYKKITYLTVAIIAAVVTVYLASPLFISTEINEPFPPNSAALVSFENFSIMSEDERAKSAENMSASQKNELMIQYANSDSNATNIIDESMNETESLSEPNNSLISGSFIGVNDGIHNAEGTAKVVPLQQVDSNILRLENLKVTNGPDLYVYLSTDKSASDIVNLGKLKANNGNQNYNIPTGTDLSKYDTVLIWCKAFSVLFGSVELKVQ; encoded by the coding sequence GTGAAAGATACAGAACACAAAAACCTTTATAAAAAAATCACTTATCTAACTGTCGCCATAATTGCTGCTGTGGTAACAGTGTATCTAGCCTCGCCATTGTTCATATCAACAGAAATAAATGAACCCTTTCCTCCAAATTCTGCTGCTTTGGTCTCTTTTGAGAATTTTAGTATAATGAGCGAAGATGAGAGGGCTAAATCTGCAGAAAACATGAGTGCTTCTCAGAAAAATGAATTGATGATTCAGTATGCCAATTCAGATAGTAACGCTACTAACATCATTGATGAATCTATGAATGAAACTGAAAGTTTGTCTGAACCAAATAATTCGCTAATATCAGGCTCGTTTATAGGCGTTAACGATGGAATTCACAATGCTGAAGGGACAGCAAAAGTAGTCCCACTTCAGCAGGTCGATTCGAATATCCTTAGATTAGAAAATCTAAAGGTAACAAACGGACCAGACCTGTATGTTTATTTATCAACAGACAAGAGTGCATCTGATATTGTAAACCTTGGGAAACTAAAAGCTAATAATGGAAATCAAAATTACAATATCCCAACCGGTACTGACTTGTCAAAGTATGATACAGTATTGATATGGTGCAAGGCATTTTCGGTTCTTTTTGGTAGTGTTGAACTCAAAGTTCAATAA
- a CDS encoding bifunctional DNA primase/polymerase, which yields MQVSENFLNINGLTNMLDISLLYCSKGYNVLPIPKPGEIIKQVWDGNIQKNVGAIADGKAAGGYGSWSEWIQKKQSREVVVKLFNDKGNCNIGIVTGKVSGLIVFDIDGKDAEDRFYSIIKKINEPEIENAIRNTTQTKTGSGNGKHYIIAFDPKEFGAEDIKSKKLWKGNDEHSEIALKAEGAYVLMPPSLSNIGNRYEFIKHAKPVMFSKEDIVKLLTGFDNDTIKKSTFYEKKEISNKNTNSLINLESKPECNTLSDEQEKKLIEILEPVYVKGQRDDIIFGLSGLLFKKFHSLDCIKRFVIRLCVRCNDEQKDQRVMVVHKTYQKWTNGEEVTGITHLSEVFTKIIANDEAANQFIKSITKILDNTMNLNMKQTVEGILPDDIKEELSEHVFKITSIGNPIKLIVAHSGFKKIVYGFVSSREINNDKKNNSEKLHTSYLNFGDILIDAFLTKVIILDNPINKSIQYELLFLIESKKKSIRIGPGSLEYIINELQARNMILKKSNIHDTVSAIISAFIETGKAIIYDAAVNPGYYIIDGEFTASDTNQTYIPIVYNKVNPFSNSASQSNNYSLFIQNTEAEKILSCIHLLDESVNKWEKGVFSTVLKWALMSSFSFILKQNRRWMPYLFLFGSSNAGKTTLGCIALAIWRKYESKSSRISHELSFAKINTEARLGHVISMDAYPRLVNGVGALTEPKLLNLIETLKSAVENQDVRGLMVNYSNYTSIQALSPLILTSNRSPPPDDSGFMRRILPIYFNKYSSKTKEESKVFEEWLKPKMDQFGILGDFAYSYIKDNPNLINGVLAWEDVSKEILRGFYSAVGKTLPSWINDILENNALEENKENTTVDLRAFMVNEINEHFNKYAKSLPPIPNRTSTGYELTSTGFIDRIAFCLDNRLILYLIKQTYKNGEEKICMTYPILKEIIKKKVGFNNLKTLSDVANEIPGFEYGNRMINGKSVKMAFGPKQSLIDFLLAQIEETETKS from the coding sequence TTGCAAGTTTCTGAGAATTTTCTTAATATCAATGGGCTTACCAATATGTTAGATATATCTTTATTATATTGTTCTAAAGGCTATAACGTACTTCCTATTCCAAAACCTGGTGAAATAATAAAACAAGTTTGGGATGGCAACATACAGAAAAATGTTGGTGCGATAGCTGATGGAAAGGCAGCTGGAGGATATGGCTCATGGTCAGAATGGATACAGAAAAAACAATCAAGGGAAGTAGTAGTAAAATTATTCAATGATAAAGGAAATTGTAATATAGGGATTGTAACTGGAAAAGTATCTGGCTTAATTGTTTTTGACATCGATGGAAAGGATGCGGAAGATCGTTTTTATTCAATCATAAAAAAAATCAATGAACCTGAAATTGAAAACGCAATAAGAAATACTACTCAAACCAAAACAGGAAGCGGTAATGGGAAACATTACATAATTGCTTTCGATCCCAAGGAATTTGGTGCCGAAGATATTAAGTCAAAGAAATTATGGAAAGGAAATGATGAACATAGTGAAATTGCTCTAAAAGCTGAAGGTGCTTACGTGTTAATGCCACCATCCCTTTCTAATATTGGTAATAGATACGAGTTCATAAAGCATGCCAAACCTGTTATGTTTTCAAAAGAAGACATCGTCAAGTTACTAACCGGATTTGACAACGATACAATCAAGAAAAGCACATTTTATGAAAAGAAGGAAATAAGTAACAAGAATACTAATAGTCTCATAAATTTAGAATCTAAACCGGAGTGTAATACCCTCTCTGATGAACAGGAAAAAAAATTGATAGAGATACTAGAACCTGTTTATGTTAAAGGTCAAAGAGACGACATCATTTTCGGATTATCGGGATTGTTATTTAAAAAGTTTCATTCTTTAGACTGTATCAAAAGGTTTGTAATTAGACTGTGTGTCCGTTGTAATGATGAACAAAAAGATCAAAGGGTTATGGTAGTACATAAAACTTATCAAAAATGGACCAACGGCGAGGAAGTTACTGGAATTACACATCTTTCTGAAGTCTTTACTAAAATAATTGCTAATGACGAAGCTGCTAATCAATTTATCAAAAGTATTACAAAAATCCTAGATAATACAATGAATTTGAATATGAAACAAACGGTAGAAGGTATCCTGCCTGATGATATAAAGGAAGAGCTTTCAGAACATGTTTTCAAGATAACCTCGATTGGTAACCCTATCAAATTGATAGTAGCACATTCGGGTTTTAAAAAAATAGTATATGGTTTTGTCAGTTCAAGAGAAATAAATAATGACAAGAAAAATAACTCAGAGAAGTTACATACCAGCTATCTGAATTTTGGAGATATATTGATTGATGCTTTCCTTACAAAAGTCATTATACTTGATAATCCAATAAACAAGAGCATCCAATACGAACTCTTATTTTTAATAGAATCCAAAAAAAAGTCAATACGAATTGGTCCAGGAAGTCTAGAATATATCATTAATGAACTCCAAGCTAGAAACATGATTTTAAAAAAATCTAATATACATGATACCGTATCGGCAATAATTTCTGCATTCATTGAAACAGGAAAAGCAATAATATATGATGCTGCAGTAAATCCTGGATACTACATTATAGATGGGGAATTCACAGCCAGCGATACTAACCAAACGTATATTCCTATAGTTTACAATAAGGTGAACCCTTTTTCTAATAGCGCCTCACAGAGCAATAACTATTCTTTATTTATTCAGAATACGGAAGCGGAAAAAATACTATCTTGTATACATTTACTTGATGAATCAGTCAATAAATGGGAAAAAGGAGTTTTTTCTACTGTGCTTAAATGGGCTTTAATGTCGTCATTTAGCTTTATACTAAAACAGAATAGAAGATGGATGCCATACTTATTCTTATTTGGATCTTCTAATGCGGGCAAAACTACCCTGGGTTGTATCGCGTTAGCCATATGGAGAAAATACGAAAGTAAAAGTTCGAGAATTAGCCATGAGTTAAGTTTTGCAAAGATCAATACGGAGGCTAGATTAGGACATGTTATTAGTATGGATGCGTATCCTCGTCTAGTTAATGGGGTTGGTGCCCTAACAGAACCAAAGTTACTCAACCTGATTGAAACTTTGAAAAGCGCAGTTGAAAATCAGGACGTAAGAGGTTTAATGGTAAATTATAGTAATTATACGTCTATTCAAGCCCTAAGTCCATTAATTTTAACAAGCAATCGGAGCCCGCCGCCAGATGATTCCGGTTTTATGCGAAGAATTCTACCTATTTACTTTAATAAATACTCATCTAAAACCAAAGAAGAATCCAAGGTTTTTGAAGAGTGGTTAAAGCCAAAAATGGACCAATTTGGAATTTTAGGGGATTTTGCTTATTCTTATATAAAAGATAATCCTAATTTGATAAACGGAGTTCTTGCTTGGGAAGATGTATCTAAAGAAATACTGAGAGGCTTCTATAGTGCTGTAGGCAAAACTTTACCTAGTTGGATAAACGACATATTAGAGAACAATGCACTGGAGGAAAATAAAGAAAATACAACTGTGGATTTAAGAGCCTTTATGGTAAATGAGATAAATGAACATTTTAATAAATATGCCAAATCTTTACCTCCAATCCCAAATAGAACCAGCACAGGTTATGAACTTACCAGTACGGGTTTCATTGATAGAATAGCATTTTGTCTTGATAATAGGCTTATTCTATACCTAATAAAACAAACTTATAAAAATGGTGAAGAGAAAATCTGCATGACATACCCAATATTAAAAGAAATAATTAAAAAGAAAGTTGGATTTAACAATCTAAAAACTCTAAGTGATGTTGCAAACGAAATTCCCGGGTTTGAGTATGGCAACAGAATGATAAATGGAAAAAGCGTAAAGATGGCGTTTGGTCCTAAACAATCGTTAATCGATTTTCTCTTAGCTCAAATAGAAGAAACTGAAACTAAATCATAG
- a CDS encoding DUF7557 family protein: protein MSTIVIRKETRNKLKYLGRKEQTYDDIISELLEKIEGSVNSGKSTELKVL from the coding sequence ATGTCAACTATTGTTATTAGAAAGGAGACAAGAAATAAGCTCAAGTATCTAGGGCGGAAGGAACAAACTTATGACGACATCATAAGCGAGTTACTAGAAAAAATAGAAGGTTCGGTTAATTCTGGCAAATCAACCGAACTAAAGGTGTTGTAA
- a CDS encoding helicase C-terminal domain-containing protein, translating into MRNFFPLDYIRPNQDKVLDELDQALKSDYKFIFLEAPTGFGKSAVAVTLARFLGSSHICTSTKDLQTQYNRDFPYLSEVKGRNNFPCIVKEDMGIRESCEYGPCLKDDDFDCIYKTRMSDYDVQSEGTIYENVDINKYALKKYHDKAKEHSQLVRIEWKPCSYYHQKWISIKSSHTIYNYKYFLSDLFYSSGVNKRKLLILDEAHTLESEVSSFKNIIFSKESLVRFFPKINLPDNKQTDVETWIDFCTGLKEQFTGYVEKSANILGSGGSNQDIHVSEKNLIDAINYEKNLLTFLEDLRNNKENWLVTNITKNEIDNKLSRIKLEPLVVSSYFTDIFDKGSVSLLMSATILSKENLCKAVGLKNEDVKFIRIENSDFPIKNRPIYLMNVAWLNARTMSESLPNIVKVLDNLLSVHKNDKGIIHTTSYSQVQFIKNNLSKENLSRLIETNPKFDRNEMILKHTQSTKPTVLISPSMFLGVDLKDDLSRFQVIVKVPYPDLTDKKVSVLKQRNPKWYEWNTILRLIQAYGRSVRNADDYANTYILDSSVSFLLKNGKEMIPKWFSEAIITR; encoded by the coding sequence ATGCGAAATTTTTTCCCTCTAGATTATATCCGTCCTAACCAGGATAAAGTGCTTGATGAACTTGATCAAGCACTCAAATCCGATTACAAATTCATATTTTTAGAAGCACCAACCGGATTTGGAAAGAGTGCGGTAGCTGTAACGCTTGCACGATTTCTAGGGAGCTCTCATATCTGCACATCAACAAAGGATCTTCAAACCCAATACAATAGAGATTTTCCATATCTTTCTGAAGTTAAAGGTCGAAATAATTTTCCTTGCATTGTTAAAGAGGATATGGGCATAAGAGAAAGTTGTGAATATGGACCTTGCCTGAAGGACGATGATTTTGATTGTATCTATAAGACTAGAATGAGTGATTACGATGTACAGTCTGAAGGAACCATTTATGAAAACGTGGACATAAACAAATACGCGTTAAAAAAATATCATGACAAAGCAAAAGAACATTCCCAGCTTGTTAGAATCGAATGGAAGCCTTGTTCATATTATCATCAAAAATGGATTTCTATAAAATCTAGTCATACTATCTATAATTACAAATATTTTCTATCTGATCTCTTTTATTCATCTGGTGTAAACAAAAGAAAGCTCTTGATCCTAGATGAAGCTCACACGCTAGAATCTGAAGTATCTTCTTTCAAAAATATCATATTCAGTAAAGAATCGTTAGTTAGGTTCTTTCCAAAAATAAATTTACCTGATAATAAACAAACCGATGTCGAAACCTGGATAGATTTTTGTACAGGATTAAAAGAACAATTTACTGGTTACGTGGAGAAATCCGCAAATATTTTAGGATCAGGTGGCAGCAATCAGGATATTCATGTTAGTGAAAAGAATCTTATAGATGCCATAAATTATGAAAAAAATTTGTTGACCTTTTTAGAGGATTTGCGTAATAACAAGGAAAACTGGCTAGTTACAAACATTACTAAAAATGAAATAGACAATAAACTATCACGAATTAAATTAGAACCACTAGTAGTATCAAGTTATTTTACAGATATTTTTGATAAAGGTTCCGTTTCATTGTTGATGAGCGCTACTATTTTAAGTAAAGAAAATCTGTGCAAGGCCGTGGGATTAAAGAACGAAGATGTAAAGTTTATAAGAATTGAAAATTCAGATTTCCCAATTAAAAATAGACCTATCTATCTAATGAATGTAGCATGGCTAAATGCAAGAACCATGAGCGAGTCTTTGCCAAATATAGTCAAAGTACTTGATAATCTTCTTTCTGTACATAAGAATGACAAGGGCATAATTCATACAACGTCGTACTCCCAGGTTCAATTTATCAAGAATAACTTATCCAAGGAAAATTTATCAAGGCTCATTGAAACCAATCCAAAGTTTGATAGAAATGAAATGATACTAAAACATACTCAAAGTACAAAACCCACAGTTCTTATATCTCCATCTATGTTCTTAGGGGTGGACCTTAAGGACGATCTTTCTAGATTCCAAGTAATCGTAAAAGTTCCATATCCTGATTTAACTGATAAGAAAGTCTCGGTACTAAAACAGCGTAATCCAAAATGGTATGAATGGAACACGATACTTCGACTAATACAAGCATATGGGAGAAGTGTTAGAAATGCTGATGATTACGCAAATACCTATATTCTTGACAGCAGTGTTTCGTTTTTATTAAAAAACGGAAAAGAGATGATTCCCAAATGGTTTTCGGAAGCTATTATTACAAGATAA
- a CDS encoding EF-Tu/IF-2/RF-3 family GTPase, producing MNSFNFVLLGDATIANELGKKGTSSDITIYDRKTSDKIISYCFPNTYPEKLQPLLQSIAMSNYAIINISKLDSFLGEQLIAVDIFGIKSGFILYGYEIDVEKVRNIIKNTRLSSFQILDSLEQLKNSIAEMESKTETETETETETETETEMDLKDKGGESLQPSEACIVVDHVFDVKGVGTVVLGTVKQGEIKTYDELVLSPSNKTVVIKSIQMHDDPVNTSKKNSRVGLAIKGASAKDISRGDVITSPGFAKIATADFQLKFIKNPYFKEEISETQNYMMSVGLQIRTVKIKQMPDSILLISFEKPLAFVKNDLCILFKPDSKSMRIIGHGIMK from the coding sequence TTGAATAGTTTTAATTTTGTTTTACTAGGGGATGCAACAATTGCAAATGAGTTGGGAAAAAAGGGGACTTCAAGTGATATCACCATATATGATAGAAAAACCAGTGATAAAATTATTTCTTATTGTTTCCCTAATACTTATCCTGAAAAACTTCAGCCTCTACTACAGTCTATAGCAATGTCTAACTATGCAATTATCAATATCTCCAAACTCGATTCTTTTCTTGGCGAACAGCTGATAGCAGTTGATATTTTTGGCATAAAGAGTGGTTTTATTTTATACGGCTATGAGATAGACGTTGAAAAAGTAAGAAATATCATAAAGAATACCCGCTTATCATCATTTCAAATACTGGATAGTTTGGAACAGCTGAAAAACAGTATAGCTGAAATGGAATCAAAAACAGAAACAGAAACAGAAACAGAAACAGAAACAGAAACAGAAACAGAAATGGATCTAAAAGATAAAGGAGGTGAGAGTCTCCAACCCTCTGAAGCTTGTATTGTAGTAGATCATGTCTTTGACGTTAAGGGAGTAGGTACAGTAGTTCTGGGAACAGTGAAACAGGGAGAAATTAAAACTTATGATGAGTTAGTTTTAAGCCCATCAAATAAAACGGTGGTTATCAAATCCATTCAGATGCATGATGACCCAGTTAATACTTCGAAAAAAAATTCTCGTGTAGGCCTGGCCATTAAGGGAGCGTCTGCTAAGGATATATCAAGAGGAGATGTTATTACATCTCCAGGATTTGCTAAAATAGCAACTGCTGATTTTCAGTTAAAGTTTATCAAAAATCCATACTTTAAGGAAGAAATATCTGAAACACAGAATTATATGATGAGTGTAGGGCTTCAGATACGAACAGTGAAAATAAAGCAAATGCCAGATTCAATTTTATTGATTTCATTTGAAAAACCACTGGCATTTGTAAAGAATGATTTGTGCATTTTATTTAAACCGGATTCAAAGAGTATGCGGATAATAGGCCATGGAATCATGAAGTGA
- a CDS encoding DEAD/DEAH box helicase: MVSFEELGIEKSIVKALKETGIEQPFPIQESIIPLILKGEDVIGRSNTGTGKTAAFVLPMLSKLNPKNFLQGLILVPTRELAIQITSTINELVKYSNLRSVAIYGGQNFQMQRKILNKGVNIVVATPGRLLDHMNQRTITLSKVNFLILDEADRMLDMGFIDDIKEILSHIDSKKQICLFSATMPDSIMQLAKEQMKNPKHISIEKTISQANINQSYLMLYEKDKFQQLVSTLKPISNNGASHIIVFTATKQRARDLAYKLRNDDFFVDSIHGDLNQRQRESTLSRFRNKKFNILIATDVASRGLDITTVSHIINYDIPDDVETYFHRIGRTARAGANGTALSFVSQHDMFTLRKIQNIAANSLKNLNTEYGIEVDFKFNSAPRPNRFRSNYGRRGYGQSGYSRSKVPAEQRSRNNYDNSNSSSGRYPSRNNYDNSNSSYPSRNNYDNSNSSYPSRRLSGITRPLGRRNNYNRDSN, encoded by the coding sequence TTGGTTAGTTTTGAAGAACTTGGTATTGAAAAATCTATAGTTAAAGCATTGAAAGAAACTGGAATCGAACAACCATTTCCTATTCAAGAATCAATAATTCCACTTATTTTAAAAGGAGAAGATGTTATTGGTAGATCGAATACAGGAACTGGTAAAACAGCCGCATTCGTACTACCTATGTTGAGTAAGTTAAATCCGAAAAATTTTCTACAAGGACTGATTTTGGTTCCTACTAGAGAATTGGCTATACAAATTACAAGCACGATAAATGAACTTGTAAAATATAGCAACCTGAGGTCCGTTGCAATCTATGGCGGGCAGAATTTCCAAATGCAGAGGAAAATACTCAATAAAGGTGTAAATATCGTAGTTGCAACCCCAGGAAGACTCTTGGATCATATGAATCAAAGAACTATTACGTTAAGTAAGGTTAATTTCCTTATCCTTGATGAAGCAGATAGAATGTTAGATATGGGTTTTATTGATGATATCAAAGAAATCCTATCTCATATCGATAGTAAAAAGCAAATTTGCCTTTTCTCTGCAACGATGCCTGATTCTATTATGCAACTGGCAAAAGAACAAATGAAGAATCCGAAACATATTAGCATTGAAAAGACGATCTCACAGGCAAACATAAATCAATCGTATTTGATGCTTTACGAAAAGGACAAATTCCAGCAATTAGTTAGCACTTTGAAGCCTATTTCAAACAATGGCGCAAGTCATATTATTGTCTTTACGGCAACAAAGCAACGAGCTAGAGATTTGGCATATAAATTAAGAAACGACGACTTTTTTGTAGATAGTATCCATGGAGATTTAAATCAGAGACAAAGGGAGAGTACCCTTTCAAGATTTAGGAATAAGAAATTCAACATTCTTATCGCTACAGACGTCGCATCAAGAGGACTAGATATTACTACGGTCAGTCATATTATCAACTACGACATACCTGATGATGTAGAGACATATTTCCATAGAATAGGGAGAACAGCAAGAGCAGGAGCAAATGGTACAGCACTTTCCTTTGTTTCCCAACACGATATGTTTACCCTTAGAAAAATACAAAATATCGCAGCAAACTCGCTAAAGAATTTAAACACAGAATATGGAATAGAAGTAGATTTCAAATTCAATAGCGCACCTAGGCCTAATCGTTTCAGATCTAATTATGGTAGAAGAGGATATGGTCAAAGCGGGTATAGTCGAAGCAAGGTTCCAGCAGAACAAAGGTCAAGGAATAATTATGATAATAGTAACAGCAGCAGCGGCAGGTATCCATCTAGAAATAATTATGATAATAGTAACAGCAGTTACCCATCTAGAAATAATTATGATAATAGTAACAGCAGTTACCCATCTAGAAGACTAAGTGGTATTACTAGACCTCTTGGCCGAAGGAATAATTATAACAGAGACTCTAACTAA
- a CDS encoding acyl-CoA thioesterase: protein MMDILTDEFQPPQNKPKKTVQESEAETTIVMLPSDANPLGNVFGGMILKYVDLLAGLVAKRHAGHANIVTASMDSMTFLKPVYIGNALILKARINYVRRSSMEVEIKIEAEDLNKSQKVHTGTAYVTLVALDEKGKSTEVPQLLLRDEEEKRRFLEGQVRMEMRLKNRKK from the coding sequence ATGATGGATATATTGACAGACGAGTTTCAACCACCACAAAATAAACCCAAAAAAACAGTCCAAGAATCAGAAGCAGAGACTACTATAGTAATGCTGCCTTCCGATGCTAACCCACTTGGAAATGTTTTTGGCGGAATGATTCTAAAATATGTGGACCTGTTGGCCGGTTTAGTGGCAAAGAGACATGCAGGTCATGCAAATATTGTAACAGCGAGCATGGATAGCATGACATTTCTAAAGCCAGTATATATCGGAAATGCTTTGATTTTAAAGGCAAGAATAAACTACGTTAGGCGAAGTTCTATGGAAGTTGAGATAAAAATAGAAGCAGAAGATCTAAACAAGTCCCAAAAGGTTCACACAGGCACTGCATATGTGACCCTAGTAGCACTAGACGAAAAAGGAAAGTCGACAGAGGTTCCTCAATTGCTTTTGAGAGATGAGGAAGAAAAAAGAAGATTTTTAGAAGGTCAAGTCAGGATGGAAATGAGGCTCAAAAATCGTAAAAAGTAA
- a CDS encoding NADPH-dependent FMN reductase, which produces MTIKLLGIAGSMRSNSYSFKALEHALKIAKNNYNAEINLFDLRKNRLPIYEPNLNHDQIQTAEKESLQMANTLVQWADAIILSSPDYHGSMSGVIKNFLDYFWKEFSGKTFGYICASHEKGLTVMEQMRTAVRQCYGWSMPYGISTSSDDFDDAGNITNKKTLLRIEMLSRDIVYYGKAIRNQFLTDASNKVKESYSFLTSDKD; this is translated from the coding sequence ATGACAATAAAATTATTGGGAATTGCAGGAAGTATGAGGAGCAATTCCTATAGTTTTAAAGCATTAGAGCACGCTTTAAAAATAGCTAAGAATAATTACAATGCAGAGATTAATTTATTTGACCTCAGAAAAAATAGGTTGCCTATTTATGAACCCAATTTAAATCATGATCAAATTCAAACGGCAGAAAAAGAAAGCTTACAAATGGCCAATACCCTGGTCCAATGGGCAGATGCGATTATTTTGAGTTCACCTGATTACCATGGTTCAATGTCAGGTGTAATAAAGAATTTTTTAGACTATTTTTGGAAGGAATTTTCTGGAAAAACATTTGGATACATTTGTGCATCTCATGAAAAAGGCCTTACAGTAATGGAACAAATGAGGACTGCAGTAAGACAATGCTACGGATGGAGTATGCCCTATGGCATCTCAACGAGCTCCGATGACTTTGATGATGCAGGCAACATAACAAACAAAAAAACACTACTAAGGATAGAAATGCTATCTAGAGATATAGTTTATTACGGAAAAGCTATTAGAAATCAATTTCTCACAGATGCGTCAAATAAAGTCAAAGAATCTTATTCTTTTCTTACTTCAGATAAAGACTGA